The proteins below are encoded in one region of Pseudomonadota bacterium:
- a CDS encoding phosphoadenosine phosphosulfate reductase family protein, which produces MKCRVCGKPANISLSAYHTALCAEDFTDFIEKRVLTTINKYSLIKDGDTPVVAVSGGKDSLALWHIMNKLGFPADGIYIDLGIENYSDISLLKIKKMADDLKRKVFIFHFRDMFGKGIEELAKTLRRVPCSACGMVKRYVMNKVCMDYGYSVLMTGHNLDDEASALLGNVLYWKDEYLWKKDVLLEGREGRLSSKAKPLFLCSEREMAAYAIINGIDYIYEECPFSTGAKSLLYKGILNKLEELSPATKIGFIKGYLRMTKKIKSIDRDMANMQGSVDGAREDNATDIQLFPGSQTLEDSAHDDVKRGREDGHCAVCGYPAFGEKCSMCRILEKFGIEEPVFFEEYSPSSLDSPGG; this is translated from the coding sequence AAAAAAGGGTTTTAACAACAATCAACAAATATTCCCTGATAAAAGACGGAGATACTCCGGTAGTTGCAGTATCAGGCGGGAAAGACAGCCTTGCCCTCTGGCATATTATGAATAAACTCGGATTCCCTGCTGATGGCATTTATATTGATCTCGGCATTGAGAACTATTCTGACATATCTCTTTTAAAAATAAAGAAAATGGCTGACGACTTAAAAAGAAAGGTTTTTATTTTCCATTTCCGGGATATGTTCGGAAAAGGTATTGAAGAATTGGCGAAGACCTTAAGGAGAGTGCCTTGCTCCGCATGTGGCATGGTCAAGCGGTATGTTATGAATAAGGTATGTATGGATTACGGCTATTCTGTTCTTATGACAGGTCATAATCTTGACGATGAGGCATCTGCTCTGCTGGGAAATGTCCTCTACTGGAAGGATGAATATTTGTGGAAAAAAGATGTTTTGCTGGAAGGCAGGGAAGGGCGCTTATCCAGTAAGGCAAAGCCGTTATTTTTATGTTCGGAACGGGAGATGGCAGCTTATGCAATCATAAACGGGATAGACTATATATATGAAGAATGCCCCTTTTCAACCGGCGCCAAGTCATTACTGTATAAAGGAATCCTTAACAAATTAGAGGAATTATCACCGGCGACGAAAATTGGTTTTATTAAGGGCTATCTGAGAATGACAAAAAAGATTAAGTCCATTGATCGGGATATGGCCAATATGCAAGGTTCTGTCGATGGAGCCAGGGAAGACAATGCAACAGATATTCAACTCTTTCCTGGAAGCCAAACCCTTGAGGATTCGGCTCATGATGATGTAAAAAGGGGCAGAGAGGATGGCCACTGTGCAGTTTGCGGATACCCTGCTTTTGGTGAGAAATGCAGTATGTGCAGGATACTGGAAAAATTTGGGATAGAGGAACCTGTTTTTTTTGAAGAATATTCTCCATCCAGCCTTGACAGCCCCGGGGGATAA